The genomic interval CGGATGCCCTGCAAAAGTCCCTGAACAATAACTGCTGCCATCAACACATTGATGCCAACTACGGCTGAAATATATAGCGGTTTCGACAAGCCCAGGACAAAACTGAGTCCCAAACTAAAGCCGGATGCCATTGTCAGGAGTGCGATCGTTACACCTGCTCCCAGGGAAATTCCCTTTGCGGTTGTTTTCTCAACCACAAACCCGGCTACCAATCCAGTTAATGCGCCGCTCATAAACCCGGCGATCGCTCCGGGCAAAACGGTCATACTATCTACCGACAGAGCTTCGATCGCAGGGAGTAATAACGCCATACTGCCTACGGCAAATCCGGCAATCACACCTGTGGTTGCCCCCGCTGTAGATGCCAGGGTGCCCATAATCCAGGCGGCAATCTCAAACCCAACTGCTGCCCCGATCGCAACACCAAACCAGGTTACTGCCACTACTCCCTCAACCGCCCCCACAAACAAAGCGAACCAGGCTGTTACCCAGGAGGCCAAAAATGAGAATGAAAACAGCAGGACTAACAACCCATAGGGTAAACTCTTTGTTTGCATAGCTAGGGGAGCAGTTTTCACTCGCAGTTCCAGAGTGTAGGTTTGCTCCAGGGTGTTGGTGTGTAGCAGAATCTTACGGTTAAAAGTTTTGTTACGCATTAACTTGGTCGTATCAACCGTAATCCGGCACTCAGTCTGATTGCCCTGGAACACAAGGGGGTGAAACGAAATCCAGGAATGGGAACTGGGGCAATGGGGAGGATCACTGGGGTGGGGGGCAACTTCCCAGGTTCCTTCCAGAATTGTTTTAGGGACTGAATTACTGATTTCAATGGTATGAAATAGCCTCTCACCGGGTCTGGTTGCAATCAAATCAAGGCTAGATTGATTGAGTCTGGCTTCTGGTGATCTCAGAGGATAAATGGGTAAGGATGCTAAAGCCTCGATTGCATTGGGATAGCGATCCTCTACCCTTGGCTCAACCATTTTCTCTAACCAACTCACCCAACCTGCGCTCAGTTTGGGAACCAGAGACCGAAAGTTTACCCGGTAGGTGATATCAATTAGGTTCCCCACATTGGTTGATTTTGTGTTGGTCAATAAGCAGATCAGCGTCACTCCCAAACCATACAAATCTGAAGCTTCTGTAAGTTGACGATTAAACAATTGTTCAGGCGGCATAAAGCCCAGGGTGCCCTTGACCACACTGCTGATGCCAACCTGCCCATCGCCAACCCGCGCAAACCCAAAATCGACCAGGTAAACGTTGATCTGGTCGTCAACCAGAATGTTTTCTGGTTTCACATCTCTGTGGATGACGGGCGGAACCCGATTCTGCAAGTACGCTAAAATCTTCAGTGCTGCAACTGCAATCTGCTTAATTTCATCGGGACTAAAGCTGCGCATCTCCGCAAGCGAAGTAGCATCTTTATACTCTTGAACCATACAAAATCCATCCAACGTCTGGAAGGAGTCCAGGTATCGAGGAATGCCAGGATGATCGAGTCCGCGTAGGGTTTGAATCTCGCGATCGTGGGCGTCATAATCTGTCCAGGTCGAACCAGACCTGGCAAATTGAAACTCCTTGATTACCACGGATTTTTGCGTTTTTACATCCGTTGCAAGATAGGTAACTCGACCTCCAAGATGGTTACGCCCTAACTCCCTCACTACCTGATAGCCAGAGTTAGAAAAATCTGGAAAGTTGTTCATACTTGCTACCGGACAGTTTTACAGTCTTATCTCATCTTAGATTGAAGATCTTAGATCGAAGATTGTGAAAAGTTTGTGCCAGATCATCAACTTCTGATAAGAAGATTAAACCCTATACAACCCGTTTCACTCGATAATTTGGGGATTTTTGTGTCGGTCTTGAAGCTTTCGAGAGTGTAACTGGAGAAATGTAGTGGCACATTGCACCAGGGCTGAATCTACATTGAATCATCTGTTGCCACTTTGCGTTTGGCAGGGTTTAGAGCCAGAACCAGTATTTGGCGCAAGGCAACCAATAGTTCTTCAAACATAATCCGCCAGCTTCCCCTTGCCCAACGGAAAAGATCGAAGAAACACCAGAGGCGATCGTACCAACTGATTGGGACTACCATCACGACTTTGGCATATTCACGCAAAATTCTCCAGCGCGGTAACATAATCCGTCCCTGATTGTTTGGGTCCCACCAGGCCGAATAGCGAGCAAAATCCTGCTGACCATCTTTCCTGAGATGCTTCAGCATGGACTGCTCCGAATGAACCCGGTAAAAAAATAGATACTCAGGAATTAAATGGAATGGACCGGAGAGCGCCAGTTTTGCCAAAAACACGCCGTCTGAATGACCGTAATTATCCCAAATTGGGAGCTTTACGGCACTGACCCGCATCATGCCATGAATCTGGTGACAACTGTTGTAAGTGCAAACCTGGCTACGAAAGCGCTCTCTGGGTTTAGGAGAATCGACATGCATTCTGCCATCTCCTAATAGCGGTTTGAGGGCTTGCTTAACAAAATGCTTTAGCCCTGATGTTGAAGGGATGACCGTCCCATCATCTAGATCTTCCAGGATTTCTCCTTTTTCGTTAATGGTTTTCATCCATGAATGACACAGGAGAATGGAAGGATCTTGATCAAGCACTTCAACACATTTTGCTAAATAATCTGGTGCGATGACATCATCATGGGCTACTAACTTAAAATACTCACCCGTGGATAGTTCAAACACCCGGTTTAAGTTCCAGGCTGCTCCCATGTTGCGATCGTTGCGTATGTAGCGAATACGCGGTTCTCGTGAAGCATACTCCAAACAAATCTCTGGGGTTCTATCTGTTGAAGCATTATCCGAAATAATTAGTTCAAAATCTTGAAAGGTTTGAGCCAGAACCGAATCGATCGCTTCCCTGACGAACTCTTCGCCGTTATATACAGCGAGACCTAAACTGACACGGGGTGAATTAACAGTCATCTAAATTGATGCTCCAAAAAAGTCACAATGGTTGGTTCAACTAATTTGTCTAATTAAACTTAGAGAATGTTTAGAGAGTATTCAGTTGGTTAGTAATCAAGGTCAAATGAATAAACGAAATGAAATTTTAGTTGGCTCGGCAACTACCTGTTTCGTCTGCAAATGAACTTGTCTCCATTCACCTTTTCCTGATTTCTTTTCGGTTATTTAACCCGAAATCATGCTCAGGTTCCGCTACACCAATTTCTTCTTTGTCGATTAATTTAATGATTAATATTGCAGGGCAGATAGCGCTACCGATGTGGCTTCAGCCCCCATCTTCAAAACTACCTGTGAGTAACAATCACATCAGTTGCCAAACCTACACCAAACTCTATGGGGCTATTGTTAATGATAATCCCGCTGGCTTGAAAGGACTTTATGGAATCTTTATGGAAAAGACTTGTTGTAAGCGGCAATTGTTCCGCTGATCGTTGAAGTCTCGCAATTGATTGTCATAGATTCCTCAAGATTTTAGAGGTTCTCCTGAATGAGGATTCTCTTTGGAATTGCCTGTTATGGCGAATAATAAGGGCATCGCAATTGCCCTGCTTTCTAGAGCTACGTCGAATATAGTCGCAAATTCTAAGGGTGATCTTTCTATAGATAGAGTCGGTTATTCTTAGACCTGGGTAATACTGGTGACGATTATTATTCCAGTCAGAGGGACTCGCTCAGGGGGATTCGGCGATGCCCTTCCTGGAATTCTCCATTCTAGGGATGCTGAAACATGAAGTTAATTTTTAACAGTCTTTGAACTCATCAGGCTTTCTTGACAGAAAGCTAAATTTCCGGACTGGGCTTTGAGAAATTCAAATAACACAAGCCGAAAATGATAAGGTTGGGTAATATATTGAAATTTTAGAATGAAACTTCGTAATTGATCTAGAGCAGCTCGCGGGAGCAGGAGGGGGAAATTACCTTGTTATTTCTACAACAGATCCGCTGGAATAAGCAGTTACTAAACATAGGGTTATCATATGTTTAGTAACTGTGTTACACATGGGAATTTGGATGTCTACAGGCTAAGGTTGTGGTTTGAATCATTTGACTGTACGGTTGCTGAGGGGTGCTAACTTGCACACTTTTTTTGACAGTACGTAATTTCATCAGTCATTAACTGATGCTGAACTCATTGAGAGTGCAAATTGAGAACCTACGATTTTAGTTCATTCACCATGCCAAAGGTATCTGTAATTATTCCAGCCTACAATTCGATGAAGTATCTTCCTCAAACGCTGGAAAGTGTTTTGCAGCAGGATTTTACTGATTTTGAAGTGCTAATTGTCAACGACGGTAGTTCAGACCAGATTGAGCAATGGGCAGCGCAGTTGGTTGACCCCCGTGTAAGGCTAATCTCCCAGGAGAATCAGGGCGTTTCCGCTGCTCGTAATGCAGGGATTGCCCAAGCGAAGGGGGAGTACGTTGCTTTTTTAGATGCGGATGATCTGTGGGAACCCACGAAGCTTGCCAAGCAGGTGCAGTGTCTGGATAGCAATCCTGAAGTGGGTTTGGTACATACCTGGATGTTTTTTGCGGATGAGCAGGGTAAATCAACAGGTAGGGTACTGCCTTCGGATGCGGAGGGTTGGGTTTGGGAACGGCTTGCCGAGAAGAATCTGGTGGCGTGTTCTTCGGTGATGGTTCGTCAGGCTTGCTTTGAATCAGTTGGCGTGTTTGATTCTACGCTGATTCCGATCGAAGACTGGGATCTGTGGATTCGGATTGCATCGCGCTACCCCTTTGCGGTGATTCGGGAACCGTTGATGTACTATCGAAAATTGCCAACCAGCATTTCCACAAACTGCAAATTAATGGAAAAATCTTTTTGTTTGCTAATCGAAAAGGTCTTTCAATCCGCACCTCCAGATTTGCAACTCCTTAAGCCCCGCAGCTATGGTCACGCCTATCTCTGTCTTGCCTGGAAGGCGTTGCAAAGTGCCGATCGAGACTATAACCTGGCGATTTCATTTCAGAAGAAAGCTCTTACTTCCTATCCGAAAGCGCGGTTTTCCAAGGAGAATCTTCGCCTCAGTCTGGCGATCTCTTTGATGCGTCTATTTGGCAGTGATCGGTACACCCAGACCCTATCCCTGTTGTACAAATTACGCCAATCTGCGCTTCAAGGAAATCGATCTTCATCGCTATCAAGCCCCACAGGTTATCAATCGGAAACTTTCAAAGTTGTAGAAACCAGAGCAAATGTTTCTAAATATTGAATGAAATCGGTTTGTTACAGAGAGAGGCTCTTTCAGCGTCCCCCTTGCTATCGCTCCATGCACGACACTTTTATTCGCACCTGCATTAAACTTGCTCAACAAGCTGTAGAAAAAGGAAACCAACCCTTTGGAGCTTGTCTGGTTAAAAATGGTGAGATTTTGCTAACCGCAGAGAACACGATCCACACAAACCACGACAAAACTCAACATGCAGAGGCAAACCTCGCCAGCCATGCGAATCGAATTTTTGACCTAGAAACATTGCAAGACTGCACGCTTTACACCAGTACAGAACCCTGTGCGATGTGTTCAGGAGCAATTTATTGGGCGGGTATCCGGCGGGTCGTGTTTGGGTGTTCTCAGGAAAAGTTTGCTGAATATGCCGGAAAAGCGATCGATATTCCCTGTCGAGTGGTTTTTGCTTATGGGCACCCTCCAACTGAGGTGGTTGGACCGGTTCTAGAAGAAGAAGCGATCGTGGTGCATCAGGGTTATTGGAAAACGGACAGGCGGTGATAAGGGGGAAAGGATGAGCGATGAGGGATGAAGGATGAAAGATAAAAGACATCAATTACCAGTTGTCGTACCAATTTAAACGGCATGGCAAATATTTTCCTGTGAGCCCCATCCTCAAAGACTTTTACAATCTGCAATCTAAAATCTGCAATCTAAAATGGTTAGGACTTACGCAGAAACCGGGTTTCTGAACGAAGATCTGTCATTTAACCGTTGAGATTCTGTCTAGAAACCCGGTTTCTTTCAAACTGCGCGTAAGTCCTGATGGTATCAGTTATCAGTAATTCCCTGTTCCCTGTTCCCTGGTTCTCAACTTAAAACTTAAAACTCAAAACTTAAAACTCTCCACTATGGAGAAGGAGTTGTCGCTGGCTCAGACTGGGTAGGTGAAGGCGAAGGTTGGGGAGATTCTGGAGTGGGGGCAGATTGGAGGTTAGATAGGGTGGCGGAAACCAGAGCGTAACCCAGGTAGGCAGGTAGACAAATTGCTACCAGGAGGGCCGATCGCCGCTAAAATCGTGGTCCAATTTGAGGCAGAACCATAGTGGGTGCGATACGGGTCGTGGGGCAGAAATTCTGGTTGAATAATGTCGCGCAGCGCAAGGGGACGTTTGAAGCGAACCCGGCGATCGTCCAATTTTTCCAGTAAAATCCAGCCTGCCTGGGCTTCTTCATCACATAATTGCCGAAATACAGCAGGATTGCGAAACACATCCTGATTTGCCCGCACAATTTTAAACTCCCAACCAGTGAGGCGAAGATCCTTAGGAGCCGTGGGAGAACCATTGGAAGGTGAAGAGTCTACCAGGGAATAGGTTTCTTTCGATTCATAGGGTGTCAAGACTACTTCTTCCTCCTCACGCTGACGTTCTAAAACTGCCTGTTGCCATCGTAACCAACCACTGGCAGCCATTGCTTGAATACCGAGGCTGCCAACAAACAAACTCAAGAGCTTGATTTCGAGCATGCATGGAGGGGGAAAGGGGTAAAGAGATGAGGGGGTAAGGAGATGAGGGGATGATAAGTAAAATGACTTAAGGGAGAGTACTAAAGTGCTTAATGCAACTCTTATTAGCGCGAATATAACAGTTATTTTGGCAACTGCAACCGTCTTAAAGGGGGAAATTAGGGAAAGGATAAAGGATAAGGGATAAAGGATAAAAAGTGCCAGGTGTCAGTTATCAGGTGTCAGTTATCGGCAATTTACTCTCCACTATTCACCGTTCTCAACTTAAAACTCAAAACTCAAAACTTAAAACTCTCTTCACCGCTTTCCCAGATATCCTTCTACCAGCAAATCTGAACCGATCGATCGCCATTTTACTTGCTCCAGTAGAATTGCATCAGTCATCATCGGCAATCCCAAATCGCCTATTGGAGAAGGTGCGGTGCTGCCACCGATAATTTTGGGCGCGATGAAGGCGAGGATTTTTTGAATCGAACCATCAGCGATCGCCTGGGCTGCCAGGGTACCGCCGCATTCCCAGAGAACACTGAGGTAGCCGCGATCGTACAAATAGGTCATCAACGTAGAAGGAATAAGTGGGTTTAATTCTAATACTTCTATTCCACGTTGCTTTAGCATTTCCTGAAATTTTGGTTGCGCCTTAGGTTCCGTTACAACCAATGTGGGAGCCAGGGAGGTATCCCAGAGATTGGCATCGTCAGGAAGATCGAGCGATCGACTCATGACAACGCGCAATGGCGTAGGGCTTTCTTGGCGGCTGGTCAGGAGTGGATTGTCACGCCGGACGGTGTTTCCACCCACAACAACTGCGTCACACCCCAACCGCAGTTGATGCACTTCAGCACGGGCAGCAGGACTGGTAACCCAGGCACTATGACCTGTGGTTGTTGCAATTTTGCCATCCAGGGTCATGGCATACTTGAGAATGCCAAACGGGCGCTGGTATAAAATCCGATGGATAAAAGCTTCATTTAGCGTCCGACAGGCCGCTTCTTCCACACCAACCACCACTTCAATCCCTGCCTGTTGCAGGCGGGCAATTCCCCCCCCGGAAACCCTGGGATCAGGGTCTACCATTCCCACCACAACCCGTTTTATCCCCGCTGCTAGGATCGCCTCTGAGCAGGGCGGCGTTCGTCCGTAGTGGTTGCAAGGCTCCAGGTTGACGTACAACGTAGCACCTCTGGCACGCTCTTTTGCTTGCCGCAGGGCAAAAACTTCGGCATGGGGTTGTCCCGCTGCGGGATGAAAGCCTTCCCCAATAATTTCACTATTCTGCACAATGACTGAACCGACTAACGGATTGGGCGCGGTACGTC from Kovacikia minuta CCNUW1 carries:
- the ribD gene encoding bifunctional diaminohydroxyphosphoribosylaminopyrimidine deaminase/5-amino-6-(5-phosphoribosylamino)uracil reductase RibD; amino-acid sequence: MIDSSQNSPSNLKSSPSQPQDATYMQRCLELARKALGRTAPNPLVGSVIVQNSEIIGEGFHPAAGQPHAEVFALRQAKERARGATLYVNLEPCNHYGRTPPCSEAILAAGIKRVVVGMVDPDPRVSGGGIARLQQAGIEVVVGVEEAACRTLNEAFIHRILYQRPFGILKYAMTLDGKIATTTGHSAWVTSPAARAEVHQLRLGCDAVVVGGNTVRRDNPLLTSRQESPTPLRVVMSRSLDLPDDANLWDTSLAPTLVVTEPKAQPKFQEMLKQRGIEVLELNPLIPSTLMTYLYDRGYLSVLWECGGTLAAQAIADGSIQKILAFIAPKIIGGSTAPSPIGDLGLPMMTDAILLEQVKWRSIGSDLLVEGYLGKR
- a CDS encoding serine/threonine-protein kinase, whose protein sequence is MNNFPDFSNSGYQVVRELGRNHLGGRVTYLATDVKTQKSVVIKEFQFARSGSTWTDYDAHDREIQTLRGLDHPGIPRYLDSFQTLDGFCMVQEYKDATSLAEMRSFSPDEIKQIAVAALKILAYLQNRVPPVIHRDVKPENILVDDQINVYLVDFGFARVGDGQVGISSVVKGTLGFMPPEQLFNRQLTEASDLYGLGVTLICLLTNTKSTNVGNLIDITYRVNFRSLVPKLSAGWVSWLEKMVEPRVEDRYPNAIEALASLPIYPLRSPEARLNQSSLDLIATRPGERLFHTIEISNSVPKTILEGTWEVAPHPSDPPHCPSSHSWISFHPLVFQGNQTECRITVDTTKLMRNKTFNRKILLHTNTLEQTYTLELRVKTAPLAMQTKSLPYGLLVLLFSFSFLASWVTAWFALFVGAVEGVVAVTWFGVAIGAAVGFEIAAWIMGTLASTAGATTGVIAGFAVGSMALLLPAIEALSVDSMTVLPGAIAGFMSGALTGLVAGFVVEKTTAKGISLGAGVTIALLTMASGFSLGLSFVLGLSKPLYISAVVGINVLMAAVIVQGLLQGIRLAAYSRRSEQRLIKP
- a CDS encoding glycosyltransferase family 2 protein, whose product is MPKVSVIIPAYNSMKYLPQTLESVLQQDFTDFEVLIVNDGSSDQIEQWAAQLVDPRVRLISQENQGVSAARNAGIAQAKGEYVAFLDADDLWEPTKLAKQVQCLDSNPEVGLVHTWMFFADEQGKSTGRVLPSDAEGWVWERLAEKNLVACSSVMVRQACFESVGVFDSTLIPIEDWDLWIRIASRYPFAVIREPLMYYRKLPTSISTNCKLMEKSFCLLIEKVFQSAPPDLQLLKPRSYGHAYLCLAWKALQSADRDYNLAISFQKKALTSYPKARFSKENLRLSLAISLMRLFGSDRYTQTLSLLYKLRQSALQGNRSSSLSSPTGYQSETFKVVETRANVSKY
- a CDS encoding glycosyltransferase family 2 protein, which gives rise to MTVNSPRVSLGLAVYNGEEFVREAIDSVLAQTFQDFELIISDNASTDRTPEICLEYASREPRIRYIRNDRNMGAAWNLNRVFELSTGEYFKLVAHDDVIAPDYLAKCVEVLDQDPSILLCHSWMKTINEKGEILEDLDDGTVIPSTSGLKHFVKQALKPLLGDGRMHVDSPKPRERFRSQVCTYNSCHQIHGMMRVSAVKLPIWDNYGHSDGVFLAKLALSGPFHLIPEYLFFYRVHSEQSMLKHLRKDGQQDFARYSAWWDPNNQGRIMLPRWRILREYAKVVMVVPISWYDRLWCFFDLFRWARGSWRIMFEELLVALRQILVLALNPAKRKVATDDSM
- a CDS encoding nucleoside deaminase, which codes for MHDTFIRTCIKLAQQAVEKGNQPFGACLVKNGEILLTAENTIHTNHDKTQHAEANLASHANRIFDLETLQDCTLYTSTEPCAMCSGAIYWAGIRRVVFGCSQEKFAEYAGKAIDIPCRVVFAYGHPPTEVVGPVLEEEAIVVHQGYWKTDRR